A genomic window from Desulforegula conservatrix Mb1Pa includes:
- a CDS encoding integrase core domain-containing protein — MSEARHKIGDYLRFYNTKRPHQSFKNNTPDKTYFEGLEIPIAA; from the coding sequence ATGTCAGAAGCGAGACACAAAATTGGCGATTATCTGAGGTTCTACAACACAAAAAGGCCTCACCAGAGCTTTAAGAATAATACGCCTGATAAAACATATTTTGAAGGTCTGGAAATTCCAATCGCCGCTTGA